A stretch of Acidovorax sp. RAC01 DNA encodes these proteins:
- the proC gene encoding pyrroline-5-carboxylate reductase: MSQTIASSSLPTIAFIGGGNMASAIIGGLIRQGHAAGNIEVVEPYEPTRAALLQSYGITAQAAPTAALQRAEIVVWAVKPQTFKDAAAQTRAHTQQALHLSVAAGIRSDSIAQWLGSERIVRTMPNTPALVGLGQSALYARPAVSTAERQSVEAIMASTGEFLWVESEKQLDAVTALSGSGPAYVFYFLEAMTRAGVGMGLSEQQAHQLAVGTFVGASELARRSDEPPAVLRQRVTSKGGTTYAALQSMEAAGMGANFEAAMRAAELRAHELGDEFGA; the protein is encoded by the coding sequence ATGAGCCAGACCATCGCCTCCTCCAGCCTTCCCACCATCGCCTTCATTGGCGGGGGCAACATGGCCAGCGCCATCATTGGCGGTCTGATCCGGCAGGGGCATGCGGCCGGGAACATCGAGGTGGTCGAGCCGTACGAGCCCACGCGTGCGGCGCTGCTGCAAAGCTATGGCATCACGGCGCAGGCGGCACCCACAGCCGCGCTGCAGCGTGCCGAAATCGTGGTGTGGGCCGTCAAGCCCCAGACGTTCAAGGACGCTGCCGCGCAGACCCGGGCGCACACGCAGCAGGCGCTGCACCTGAGCGTGGCAGCAGGCATCCGTTCGGACAGCATCGCCCAGTGGCTGGGCAGCGAGCGCATCGTGCGCACCATGCCCAACACGCCAGCGCTGGTGGGCTTGGGACAGAGCGCGCTGTACGCCCGCCCGGCCGTGAGCACCGCCGAACGCCAGAGTGTAGAAGCCATCATGGCGTCCACCGGCGAATTTTTGTGGGTCGAGTCCGAAAAGCAGCTGGACGCCGTCACGGCGCTGTCGGGCTCGGGCCCGGCCTATGTGTTCTATTTTCTGGAGGCCATGACCCGCGCTGGCGTGGGCATGGGGCTGAGCGAGCAGCAGGCGCACCAGTTGGCGGTGGGCACCTTTGTGGGCGCGTCAGAACTGGCGCGTCGCTCGGACGAGCCGCCAGCCGTGCTGCGCCAGCGCGTCACCTCCAAGGGCGGCACCACCTATGCCGCGCTGCAGTCCATGGAAGCGGCCGGCATGGGCGCCAACTTTGAGGCGGCCATGCGCGCCGCCGAATTGCGGGCCCACGAACTGGGCGATGAATTCGGCGCTTGA
- a CDS encoding CheR family methyltransferase — MQPPSPSTHRKVRTADLEQRLLIDAIYHRYHYDFRGYAQASLRRRLNAALIRFDCRTLSQLQDRVLHEPMVFPALLEYLTVQVSDMFRDPGYYQSLRTEVVPLLRTYPSLKVWVAGCSAGEEVYSLAILLHEEGLLERTLIYGTDINPHALRAAESGIFDMARVAAFTENHARSGARSSLSDYYTARYGRVVFDKSLREHMVFSDHSLATDSVFAEMHLVSCRNVLIYFERDLQNRALGLFREALCHRGFLGLGSRESLRFSDQSEAFEDFVVEDRIYRKKAGL, encoded by the coding sequence ATGCAGCCCCCCAGCCCGTCCACCCACCGCAAAGTGCGTACGGCAGACCTCGAACAGCGCCTGCTGATCGATGCCATCTACCACCGCTACCACTACGACTTTCGCGGGTACGCGCAGGCCTCGCTGCGGCGGCGGCTAAACGCGGCGCTGATCCGCTTTGACTGCCGGACTTTGTCGCAGCTGCAAGACCGCGTGCTGCACGAGCCCATGGTGTTCCCAGCGCTGCTGGAATACCTCACGGTGCAGGTGAGCGACATGTTCCGCGACCCGGGCTACTACCAGTCGCTGCGCACCGAGGTCGTGCCGCTGCTGCGCACCTACCCGTCGCTCAAGGTGTGGGTGGCCGGCTGCAGCGCGGGCGAAGAGGTGTATTCGCTGGCCATCCTGCTGCACGAAGAAGGCCTGCTGGAACGCACGCTGATCTACGGCACCGACATCAACCCCCACGCCCTGCGCGCGGCCGAGTCGGGCATCTTTGACATGGCGCGGGTGGCGGCCTTCACCGAAAACCACGCCCGCTCGGGCGCGCGCAGCTCGCTGTCGGACTACTACACCGCACGCTACGGCCGCGTGGTGTTCGACAAGTCGCTACGCGAGCACATGGTGTTCTCGGACCACAGCCTGGCCACCGACAGCGTGTTTGCCGAGATGCACCTGGTGTCGTGCCGCAACGTGCTGATCTACTTCGAGCGCGACCTGCAGAACCGGGCGCTGGGCCTGTTCCGCGAAGCGCTGTGCCACCGCGGCTTTCTGGGGCTGGGCTCCAGGGAGTCGCTGCGGTTTTCCGACCAGTCCGAGGCCTTCGAGGACTTCGTGGTGGAAGACCGCATCTACCGCAAGAAGGCAGGGCTGTGA
- a CDS encoding hybrid sensor histidine kinase/response regulator — protein MPHTARIKCLLVDDIEENLVALEALLQHDDIQVLKASSGREALELLLEHGDVALALLDVQMPEMNGFELAELIRGSERTRHIPLIFMTAGTREQNWQFRGYETGAVDFLYKPIDPHMLTSKANVFFELHRRRQALAQELQERTEALRINEMFMAVLSHDLRTPLMSITAAASVLKRGLPPDKATNMIDRVLRSSSRMGRMIEDLLDLTRIRQAGGLALQLGMADMHGIVQRAAEELQTGFPDRHIVTDLDGGLEGVWDSERMCQVLINLVGNAVHHGAADQPVNILADGTQAGTVAVTVRNHGAIPPELLPHLFDPFRGRERPPGRHQGLGLGLFIADQIVRTHGGHIAAASADNITEFRVELPRVCRQRQGA, from the coding sequence ATGCCCCACACCGCCCGCATCAAGTGCCTGCTCGTTGACGACATTGAAGAGAACCTCGTGGCCCTGGAGGCGTTGCTGCAGCATGACGACATACAGGTGCTCAAGGCCAGCTCGGGGCGCGAGGCGCTGGAGCTGCTGCTGGAACACGGCGATGTGGCGCTGGCCCTGCTGGATGTGCAGATGCCCGAGATGAACGGGTTCGAGCTGGCAGAGCTGATCCGCGGCAGCGAGCGCACGCGGCACATCCCGCTGATCTTCATGACGGCTGGCACGCGCGAGCAGAACTGGCAGTTCCGTGGCTATGAGACCGGTGCGGTGGACTTTCTGTACAAGCCCATCGACCCGCACATGCTGACCAGCAAGGCCAACGTGTTCTTCGAGCTGCACCGCCGCCGGCAGGCGCTGGCGCAGGAGTTGCAGGAGCGCACCGAGGCCCTGCGCATCAACGAGATGTTCATGGCCGTGCTCAGCCACGACCTGCGCACGCCGCTGATGTCGATCACGGCAGCGGCCAGCGTGCTCAAGCGCGGCCTGCCGCCCGACAAGGCCACCAACATGATCGACCGGGTGTTGCGCAGCAGCTCGCGCATGGGCCGGATGATCGAGGACCTGCTGGACCTCACGCGCATCCGCCAGGCGGGTGGGCTTGCGCTGCAGCTGGGCATGGCCGACATGCACGGCATCGTGCAGCGCGCGGCCGAAGAGCTGCAGACCGGTTTCCCGGACCGCCACATCGTCACCGACCTGGACGGGGGCCTGGAGGGCGTGTGGGACAGCGAGCGCATGTGCCAGGTGCTCATCAACCTGGTCGGCAATGCCGTGCACCACGGGGCAGCCGACCAGCCGGTGAACATCCTTGCCGATGGCACGCAGGCGGGCACGGTGGCGGTCACGGTGCGCAACCACGGCGCTATCCCGCCCGAGCTGCTGCCCCATCTTTTCGACCCGTTTCGCGGGCGCGAGAGACCGCCGGGGCGTCACCAGGGGCTGGGCCTCGGGCTGTTCATCGCCGACCAGATCGTGCGCACGCACGGGGGACATATTGCGGCGGCGTCCGCCGACAACATCACCGAGTTCAGGGTCGAATTGCCGCGGGTCTGCAGACAGCGCCAAGGCGCGTAA
- the ubiA gene encoding 4-hydroxybenzoate octaprenyltransferase — MPTDTPRSRLALYLDLIRWDRPAGWLVCLWPTLSALWVAADGFPGWHLLAVFVLGTILMRSAGCCVNDVADRDFDKHVKRTAQRPVTTGAVSVKEALALGAVLALVSFGLVLTTNAAAVAWSVPAVLVAIAYPFTKRVIAMPQAVLGIAFNFGIVIAFAAVQGSVPAVAWWMWLGNLFWVLAYDTEYAMVDRDDDLKIGIKTSAITLGRFDVAGIVLFYLLFIGIWAVALAPYALGAIYYVAIAAALAQAAWHFTLIRTRTREGCFKAFRINHWLGATVFAGIAGSHLVRDLLIY; from the coding sequence ATGCCGACCGACACGCCCCGCAGCCGCCTTGCCCTGTACCTGGACCTCATCCGCTGGGACCGCCCCGCCGGCTGGCTGGTCTGCCTGTGGCCCACGCTGAGCGCGCTGTGGGTGGCGGCCGACGGGTTTCCGGGGTGGCACCTGCTCGCCGTGTTCGTGCTGGGCACCATCCTCATGCGCAGCGCGGGCTGCTGCGTGAACGACGTGGCCGACCGCGACTTTGACAAGCACGTCAAGCGCACGGCGCAGCGCCCGGTGACCACAGGCGCCGTGAGCGTGAAAGAGGCGCTGGCGCTGGGCGCGGTGCTGGCGCTGGTGTCGTTTGGCCTGGTGCTCACCACCAACGCCGCTGCCGTGGCGTGGTCGGTGCCGGCCGTGCTGGTGGCCATTGCCTACCCGTTCACCAAACGCGTCATTGCCATGCCGCAGGCGGTACTGGGCATTGCGTTCAACTTCGGCATCGTGATCGCGTTTGCCGCCGTGCAGGGCAGCGTGCCTGCGGTGGCGTGGTGGATGTGGCTGGGCAACCTGTTCTGGGTGCTGGCCTACGACACCGAGTACGCCATGGTCGACCGGGACGACGACCTCAAGATCGGCATCAAGACATCGGCCATCACGCTGGGGCGCTTTGACGTAGCCGGCATCGTGCTGTTCTACCTGCTTTTCATCGGTATTTGGGCTGTAGCGCTTGCCCCATATGCCCTTGGTGCTATCTATTACGTAGCGATTGCTGCCGCGCTGGCACAGGCGGCATGGCACTTCACGCTGATCCGCACCCGCACGCGCGAGGGCTGCTTCAAGGCCTTTCGCATCAACCACTGGCTGGGTGCCACGGTGTTTGCGGGCATTGCGGGTAGCCACCTCGTGCGGGATCTGCTCATTTATTGA
- a CDS encoding chemotaxis protein CheB, with translation MPAYDAIVIGGSSGAIDALGAILPALPATLHACVLVVMHLPRDRRSLLADIFRQRCALPVQEATDGVRLTRPLICFAPPDYHLLVDAGPRVALSIDPPLHYSRPSIDVLFESAADLYGERVVAVLLSGANDDGARGLAAVHAAGGLTVVQAPASAPMPAMPLAGLARVTAHHVLAPYAVGALLADLHRKGQL, from the coding sequence GTGCCTGCCTACGATGCCATCGTGATCGGAGGCTCGTCGGGCGCCATCGACGCGCTGGGCGCCATCCTTCCCGCGCTGCCTGCCACGCTGCACGCATGCGTGCTGGTCGTAATGCACCTGCCACGCGACCGGCGCAGCCTGCTGGCCGACATCTTTCGCCAGCGCTGCGCGCTGCCGGTGCAGGAAGCCACCGATGGCGTGCGCCTGACCCGGCCCCTCATCTGCTTTGCCCCGCCCGACTACCACCTGCTGGTGGATGCCGGGCCCCGCGTGGCGCTGTCGATCGACCCGCCGCTGCACTACTCGCGCCCGTCCATCGATGTGCTGTTCGAGTCTGCCGCCGACCTGTATGGCGAGCGCGTGGTGGCGGTGCTGCTGTCGGGTGCCAACGACGACGGCGCCCGCGGGCTGGCTGCGGTGCACGCGGCCGGCGGGCTGACCGTCGTGCAGGCGCCCGCCAGCGCGCCCATGCCAGCCATGCCGCTGGCCGGGCTGGCACGCGTCACGGCACACCATGTGCTGGCACCGTACGCCGTGGGCGCGCTGCTGGCCGACCTGCACCGCAAGGGGCAGCTATGA
- a CDS encoding response regulator → MTAKPSLQRTARFAIPRTLAAGFLVAALATLVIAIVNYRSAETRADAVLSMDQVSQSMRQLNLFNAAVKDAELGQRNYLLTGDDAYVQPYETALATMQQHMQALKAGAGNFPALAPLVVQLDELSRQKQRELTETTALRKGGDAVGAMTAVHSGAGKANTERIRDVVENLRTQQNLMLETRRQQWVDAAANSNIYSGVGSLLLLALISISALLTAREYRAKATQSWISAGLNGLGQRIQGDHRLEDTGALALEYLADYLKAAVGAGYVAECNGGFSLIGGYALPRERLADKLLADEGLVGQAARSRQLLHVRDVPAGYLAVSSATGKASPAELLVAPAIENREVFAVIELGFNRPVSEAERTLMERASEMLAVAIRSGIDRNRLQALLEETQRQSEELQTQQEELRVNNEELEQQSRVLQESQAQMEVQQTELEQTNAHLEEQTQQLEYQREQMLRAQSALTDKARELEMASEYKSEFLANMSHELRTPLNSTLILAKLLADNQAGNLSADQVKYAQTIYAAGNDLLALINDILDLSKIEAGQATVSVEPVNIAKALQALVDPLRPLAADKGLQLDVSVAPDVPAGMETDPQRLGQVLKNLLSNAMKFTEKGTVALHVSRNPDETLSFAVKDTGIGIPAHQQDLIFEAFRQADGSTHRKYGGTGLGLSISRDLAQLLGGKISVQSTPGEGSVFTLVIPARLEPQAGAETDGTPAADTAGLAPGAALSAAAPATAESPAAARDAAPARALAPPPAGHAEAGAGNPPPRPAGTRSILVIEDDHRFAQILQDLAREMDFECHLAANAADGLAIAAQVMPSAIVLDVNLPDFSGLGVLDQLKRNPATRHIPVHVVSVADYAQEAMGRGAVGYALKPVAREELVEALQRLEAKFTQNLRRVLVVEDDERQRESVRHLLSRDDVEIVCAGTAAAALTHLRGSTFDCMVMDLNLPDRNGYELLQEMTEEDGVSFPPVIVYTGRALSRDEEQQLRRFSRSIIIKDARSPERLLDEVTLFLHQVESELSDEHRRMLQQARSRDTALEGRTVLVVEDDVRNVFALSSILEPTGIRVEIARNGREALQTLSRAGNAGSPGIDLVLMDIMMPEMDGYTAMREIRTRPEWRRLPIIALTAKAMKDDQEKCLAAGANDYIAKPLDVEKLLSLVRVWMPK, encoded by the coding sequence ATGACCGCCAAGCCCAGCCTTCAGCGCACTGCCCGGTTTGCCATCCCCCGCACGCTGGCAGCCGGTTTTCTGGTGGCCGCGCTGGCCACCCTTGTCATCGCAATTGTCAACTACCGCTCCGCCGAAACCCGCGCCGACGCCGTCCTGTCCATGGACCAGGTCTCGCAGTCCATGCGCCAGCTCAACCTGTTCAACGCGGCCGTCAAGGACGCAGAGCTGGGCCAGCGCAATTACCTGCTCACGGGCGACGACGCGTATGTGCAGCCCTACGAGACCGCGCTGGCCACCATGCAGCAGCACATGCAGGCGCTCAAGGCGGGTGCTGGCAACTTCCCTGCGCTGGCGCCGCTGGTCGTGCAGCTCGATGAGCTGTCGCGGCAAAAGCAGCGCGAGCTGACCGAAACCACTGCACTGCGCAAGGGGGGCGATGCGGTGGGGGCGATGACCGCCGTCCACAGCGGGGCTGGCAAGGCCAACACCGAGCGCATCCGCGACGTGGTGGAAAACCTGCGCACGCAACAGAACCTGATGCTGGAGACCCGCCGCCAGCAGTGGGTGGACGCGGCCGCCAACTCCAACATCTACTCGGGTGTCGGGTCGCTGCTGCTGCTGGCGCTGATCTCCATCTCGGCACTGCTCACCGCCCGCGAATACCGCGCCAAAGCCACCCAGTCGTGGATCTCGGCGGGGCTCAACGGGCTGGGCCAGCGCATCCAGGGCGACCACCGGCTGGAGGACACCGGCGCGCTGGCGCTGGAATACCTGGCCGACTACCTCAAGGCCGCCGTGGGTGCAGGCTACGTGGCCGAATGCAATGGTGGCTTCTCGCTGATTGGCGGCTACGCCCTGCCGCGCGAGCGCCTGGCCGACAAACTGCTGGCCGACGAGGGTCTGGTGGGCCAGGCGGCACGCTCGCGCCAGCTCCTGCATGTGCGCGACGTGCCCGCAGGCTACCTGGCGGTGTCGTCGGCCACCGGCAAGGCATCTCCCGCCGAGCTGCTGGTGGCGCCAGCCATCGAGAACCGCGAAGTGTTTGCCGTGATCGAGCTGGGCTTCAACCGCCCCGTCAGCGAGGCCGAGCGCACGCTGATGGAGCGCGCCTCGGAAATGCTGGCGGTGGCCATCCGCTCTGGCATCGACCGCAACCGCCTGCAGGCGCTGCTGGAGGAAACCCAGCGCCAGTCCGAAGAGCTGCAGACCCAGCAGGAAGAGCTGCGCGTGAACAACGAGGAACTGGAGCAGCAAAGCCGCGTACTGCAGGAATCGCAGGCGCAGATGGAAGTGCAGCAAACCGAGCTGGAGCAGACCAACGCCCACCTGGAAGAGCAGACCCAGCAGCTCGAATACCAGCGCGAGCAGATGCTGCGCGCCCAGAGCGCGCTGACCGACAAGGCACGCGAACTGGAGATGGCCAGCGAATACAAGAGCGAGTTCCTGGCCAACATGAGCCATGAGCTGCGCACGCCGCTGAACTCCACGCTCATCCTGGCCAAGCTGCTGGCCGACAACCAGGCCGGCAACCTGAGCGCCGACCAGGTCAAGTACGCACAGACGATCTATGCCGCCGGCAACGACCTGCTGGCGCTCATCAACGACATCCTGGACCTCTCCAAGATCGAGGCCGGCCAGGCCACGGTGTCGGTGGAGCCGGTGAATATTGCCAAGGCGCTGCAGGCGCTGGTGGACCCGCTGCGCCCGCTGGCCGCAGACAAGGGGTTGCAGCTCGACGTGTCGGTGGCGCCCGATGTGCCCGCCGGCATGGAAACCGACCCGCAGCGCCTGGGCCAGGTGCTCAAGAACCTGCTGTCCAACGCCATGAAGTTCACAGAAAAGGGCACGGTGGCGCTGCATGTGTCGCGCAACCCCGACGAGACACTCTCGTTTGCCGTGAAGGACACAGGCATCGGCATCCCGGCGCACCAGCAGGACCTGATCTTCGAGGCCTTCCGGCAGGCCGATGGCAGCACGCACCGCAAGTACGGAGGCACGGGGCTGGGGCTGTCGATCTCGCGCGATCTGGCGCAGTTGCTGGGCGGCAAGATATCGGTGCAGAGCACGCCCGGGGAAGGCAGCGTGTTCACCCTGGTGATCCCGGCGCGGCTGGAACCGCAGGCCGGGGCGGAAACGGACGGCACACCCGCAGCGGACACCGCAGGCCTTGCACCGGGCGCCGCCCTGTCTGCTGCTGCCCCCGCCACGGCAGAAAGCCCGGCGGCCGCACGCGACGCCGCTCCGGCCCGGGCACTGGCGCCGCCACCGGCGGGCCACGCCGAAGCGGGTGCCGGCAACCCACCGCCGCGGCCGGCCGGGACGCGCAGCATCCTCGTCATCGAGGACGACCACCGGTTCGCGCAGATCCTGCAGGACCTGGCGCGCGAGATGGACTTTGAATGCCACCTGGCCGCCAACGCGGCCGATGGGCTGGCCATTGCCGCGCAGGTGATGCCCAGCGCCATCGTGCTGGACGTGAACCTCCCTGATTTCTCGGGCCTGGGCGTGCTCGACCAGCTCAAGCGCAACCCCGCCACGCGCCATATCCCCGTGCATGTGGTGTCCGTGGCCGACTACGCGCAAGAGGCCATGGGCCGCGGTGCCGTGGGCTATGCGCTCAAGCCAGTGGCGCGCGAAGAACTAGTGGAGGCCCTGCAACGGCTGGAAGCCAAGTTCACGCAGAACCTGCGCCGGGTGCTGGTGGTGGAAGACGACGAACGCCAGCGCGAAAGTGTGCGCCACCTGCTCAGCCGCGACGACGTGGAGATCGTCTGCGCAGGCACGGCCGCGGCAGCCCTCACCCACCTGCGCGGCTCCACGTTCGACTGCATGGTGATGGACCTGAACCTGCCCGACCGAAACGGCTACGAGCTGCTGCAGGAGATGACGGAAGAAGACGGTGTGTCGTTCCCGCCCGTCATCGTCTACACCGGCCGGGCGCTGTCGCGCGACGAAGAGCAGCAGCTGCGCCGCTTCTCGCGCTCCATCATCATCAAGGACGCGCGCTCGCCCGAACGGCTGCTTGATGAAGTCACGCTGTTCCTGCACCAGGTGGAGTCCGAGCTGTCGGACGAACACCGGCGCATGCTGCAGCAGGCCCGCAGCCGCGACACCGCCCTGGAAGGCCGCACCGTGCTGGTGGTGGAAGACGATGTGCGCAACGTGTTTGCGCTCTCCAGCATCCTGGAGCCCACCGGCATCCGCGTGGAGATTGCCCGCAACGGCCGCGAGGCGCTGCAAACCCTGTCCCGCGCGGGGAACGCCGGCAGCCCCGGCATTGACCTGGTGCTGATGGACATCATGATGCCGGAGATGGACGGCTACACCGCCATGCGCGAGATCCGTACGCGGCCTGAATGGCGGCGCTTGCCGATCATCGCGCTCACGGCCAAGGCCATGAAAGACGACCAGGAAAAATGCCTGGCCGCGGGCGCCAACGACTACATCGCCAAACCGCTCGACGTGGAAAAACTGCTGTCGCTGGTGCGGGTGTGGATGCCCAAGTAA
- a CDS encoding response regulator, with protein MRILYVEDNEELRETIGMLMETDDQTVVSCATAEEALELDAQQKFDVLVSDVSLPGLSGTDLARKLLAERPERWVVLCSGYELGTYPHAWGPNVRTLIKPFELDELESLLSTIRHSVSGSPA; from the coding sequence ATGCGAATCCTGTACGTTGAAGACAACGAAGAGCTGCGCGAAACCATCGGCATGCTGATGGAAACCGACGACCAGACCGTGGTGTCGTGCGCCACGGCCGAAGAGGCGCTGGAGCTGGATGCGCAGCAAAAATTCGATGTGCTGGTGTCGGACGTGAGCCTGCCCGGCCTGTCGGGCACCGACCTCGCCCGCAAGCTGCTGGCCGAGCGGCCCGAGCGCTGGGTCGTGCTCTGCTCGGGCTACGAACTGGGAACGTACCCGCATGCATGGGGCCCCAACGTGCGCACGCTCATCAAGCCGTTCGAGCTCGATGAGCTCGAATCCCTGCTCAGCACCATCCGCCACTCGGTCTCTGGCTCTCCTGCCTGA